The stretch of DNA TGGAAGACGGGCCGTGGGCGTTCATCTACGTCGCAATCGACTCAGTCGAAGCTCCAGACGACAAGACGGTGCTGATCAATCTGTCGCAACCGTGGGCGCCGCTCGAGGCAGACCTGGCAATGTTCTGCGCTTCGATCATTCCCCAGGCTCTGGTGGAAGCGCAAGGAGACGAGTTCTTTCAGCACCCGATCGGGAGTGGTGCGTTCAAGTTCGTGTCCTGGGAAAAAGACCAGGAGATCGTTCTCGAGCGGAATCCAGATTGGTGGGACACGGGTAAACCGTATCTCGATGGGGTCACCTTCAAAGTGCTGCCGGATTCGAATGCCCGCATGCTTCAGTTCCAGGGAGGCGAGCTCGATATCGCCACCAGCGTGCCGTTCAATCAACTCGAATCGTTGGAAGCAAATCCCGATGCCCTGGTTGTGCGCGATGCAGTAGCCCGGTTCGACCAGATCCTGCTGAATACGCGGGTTGCTCCGCTCGATGATGTCAAGGTTCGCCAAGCGATTAACTACGCGATCGACAAGCAGTCCATCATCGACAATGTGTTGTTCGGCAATGGCGAAGTCGCCAACAGCTTCCTACCGAAGATGAACGGGCACGACGATGCCCTGCCGCCGTATCCATATGATGTTGAAAAGGCGAAGGAATTGCTGGCCGGCACGGCGGCGGAGAACGGCTTCGAGCTGGATCTCATCGTTGGCGCTGGAGATTCGGTCGAAGCGCAGGTCGTCCAACTCGTGGCCGCAGCGCTGGCCGAGATTGGCGGAAAGATCACTATCTCGCAACTCGATGGGGCGAGCATGCTGGACGCTGTCTACGGCCCGGATCACGCGTTCCAGATGTCGAAGGCGTACTACACGACCGATATCATCGATCCGGATGAGATCACGGCATTCGTGGCTGGCAGCGAAGGGGCTATTGCCGCGGCCGCCAATTTCGCCGATCCGAAAGTCGACGAATTGGTCAAGTCGTCGCAAACCGAGTTCGATCCTGAAAAGCGACAGGAGATCTACAACGAGATCCAGAAGCTCGTGCAGGAAGCGGCGTATATGGTCTATCTCTACTATCCATCGGGTGCAACGGCCGTCCGGTCGGCAATCGAGAATTTCAGCATTTCGCCGACGGGCAATTACCGCCTCTACGAGGTTTGGCGCACTGACGTCTAGCGTGCGAATCGCAGCTGGTGGAGTGTCGAACCCGGCACTCCACCAGTCGCTACCTGGTCTCTTGTCGCCTGATCGTCCCGGATTCGCTCCATGATTGCGTTCATCGTCCGGCGGGTGGTCATTATGATCCCCGTGCTGTTTGCGCTGACTCTGTTCACCTTCTTGCTGGTGCGGCTCGTTCCGGGGAATCCCGCATCGACAATGCTCGGTCCGCGCGCGACACCGGAGGCGATTGCCGCGATCGAAGAATCACTTGGGCTGGATGAGCCGCTGCTGGTGCAGTACGGCTTCTTCATGCGGCAACTGGTGTTGCATGGAGACATGGGGGAATCGATCCGGAAGCATGAGCCAGTCTCTACCGTGATCGCCGACCGCATTGGCGCTACGCTGTTTCTGTCTGTCTATTCGATGGTGTTGGCGGTGCTCATCACGGTGCCCCTTGCCACGGTAGCGGCGCTCAATAAGGAGCGCTGGCCCGATCAGCTCGTGCGCATCTTCACTCTTTGCGCGCTTGCAATGCCGGCCTATTGGGTCGGCATGATGCTGTTGCAGCTGCTTTCGGTGAAGTACCAAATTTTTCCCGTGGCTGGATATGGAGACGGCTTCTTCGGCCATCTCTACCATCTCTTTCTTCCGGCCCTCTCCTTGGCGCTGGCGATCGCCGCGCTGACGATCCGAAGCTTGCGGTCGAGCATTCTGGACACGCTTGGAAGTGACTACGTGCGTACGGCCCGCGCAAAGGGGCTTTCCAGCCGGAGCGTGTTCACCTGGCATGTCATGCGCAACTCGTCGCTCTCCTCGATCACGCTGCTCGGCCTGATCTTCGTTTTCGTGATTGGGGGCACCACCATCATGGAAACGATTTTTTCCATTCCGGGCATCGGGCAACTGATCGTGCGCGGCATCTTCGACCGTGACTATCCAGTTATTCAGGGCGTCACGCTGGTGATTGGCGTCATCGTGCTGGTCACAAGTCTGGTGGTGGACATTCTCTATGCGGCGCTCGATCCCCGTGTGAAGCTCTCATGAGCAGTAGCGCCATTGCCACTGGAGAACTGGGAACGGTACCCGTCCCAGCTAAGAATTCTCGTACTTGGATTTCACGGCGATGGTTCAACCCGGTACTGGTTTCCGGGCTAGTCGTGCTTGGAGCGATGCTGACTTTCGTCATTGTCGGTCCGCTCGTAAGCCCGTACAGCCCTACGGATCCCGCGTTCGATCAACCGACGTTCGCCAGTCCGAGCCTGGCGCACCCGCTGGGAACGGACAATTTTGGGCGGGACAATGCGACGCGATTGGCATACGGCGGGCGGACAGACTTTGTGATCGCCACAATGGGAACGCTGGTTACGGTAGTCGTTGGATTACTGGTGGGACTGATCGCAGGTTTTAGTGGCGGCAAGATCGACTCGCTGCTGATGCGGCTGGTCGATTTCACGTTAGCGTTGCCATATTTGGTGTTGGTCATCGGTATTATTGCGGTCCTGGGGACAACGCCAACCGATGTGCCTGGCCTGGGACCGCTGCCCGTAAATGTCATTTTCGCGATCTGGTTGATCGGTTGGGTGACCTATGCACGGCTGGTGCGTGGCGAAGTGCTGGTAGCCAAGAATATGGAGTACGTTGACGCTGCACGGGTCTGCGGCGCCAGCACCACGCGATTGATTCTGCGGCACATCACCCCGAACGTTATGGCCATCGTCATCATCTATGCCATGGCCGACATCGTGCTGAACATCCTGCTGCTTTCGTCGCTTTCATTCCTCGGCCTTGGGCAGCAGCCACCCTATCCGGAATGGGGTCTCATGGTTTCCGAAGCTCGTGACTTTTTCCTGCGCGACTGGCGGCTCATGACCTATCCGGGAATTGCGGTGCTCATCACTGGCGCCGCCTTTGGCTTGATTGGCGACGGGTTGACCCAGGCGTTGCGGCCGAAGGGATAGCAACTCGTCGAGTCGACGGACTCCACGTCTCTACCGTCATTCCGGCCGGCGCGGAGGAATCTCTCGTTTCCCAACCGCATGGCTCCATGTCGGCGGCCGGGTCTCGGCTCGTGAGAGATCCCTCGGCAAGCTCGGGATGACGGTGAGAAGCGTATGGCGGTCTACTCTACTGGCAGGACGATCCGGCTGCCCGGCAGGATCGTGTTCGTGGCGATCTTCGGTTCACTCTGATAGCGAATGTGACCGAATTGATTCAGGTTGCGCGCGAACCAGGGGAAGTCGCTACTGGTGACGGTGACGCGGATCTGGTGGCCTGGCAGAAATGCGTGGTGCGTTGGCCAGAGCTCGATATCGATCTCGAACGGTTCGTTCGGGACGATCGCGGTTGGCTCGGAAAGCGAATTGCGATACGACGCGCGCTTGCATCCCTGGGTCACTTTCATCGAACGGCCATCTGGGCGGACGTCAGTGATCTTCACATGAAAGTCGGTATCGTCGCAGTCACTGGCAGCATTCAGCTTCAGATGCGCCCAACCAGAAATTGTGATCGGTTCGGTTAGCACTTCGGACGTGTAGCTGATGACATCGGAACGGGCTTCGTTGCCGGTTTGATCGAGCGGGACATGCTCGACCGGGTACTTCCGAATATCGATCTGCGTCGGCACGGGATCGAGTGGGTCGTAACGATAGGACTGGGCAGGAGAATCGTCCGGCGGTTCTTCCGATGCAAGAGAGCCAGCCGCGCCGTCGAAACTGAGATAGAAGGTCTCCTCCTTCGTCGAGAGCGGCCACGATTGCTCCTCTCGCCAGCGGTTCGATCCTGGTTCGTAGATCCGCACCGGAGCTGTGTCGAGCGCGCCGTTCTGTTCATCCTTTAGCCAATAGTCCATCCAACGGACATGTTCGGCGTCCATGTCGAGCGCGGCGTCGTCGGAGAGGAAGTCGCCGGCGTAGCTGTGATGCGGCATCCGGGAGTTGACATGACTCCACGGGCCGACGATCAGTCGCTGGCTTGCCTTGGCAGGCGAGGCAGCCATCATGTGCTCGTAATGGTGGAAGGCCCCCAGGAGGTCCTCCAGGTCGTACCACCCGGTGACGTGGAGCACAGGGATATCGAAGGTGTCGTACTGGTCGTCATAACGCACTGCGCGCCAGAAGTCGTCAAGCCTGTCGCGTCCGACCATGTTCTCCCAGAGCGGACCGGCGGGATTGATGAATTCGCCGATCTTCTCGATGGGCAGCCAACGCAGAATCTCTTCCCAGTCGTTTGTTTCCAGCCCATGAAACTCCGTGATGCGCCGCCGAACCATGTATGCCCACCAACCGAAATAAAGCTGCAGGCAGCCATCGGTGTAGGGAATCTCCTGTTGCCAGCGTCCCGCGGCGGACGTGGAAATCATGGCCGCCAGATGAGGCGGATGTTCCGATGCAGCGGCCCACTGCACCCAGCCCATATACGAGAGTCCCGTCATGCCGACTTTGCCGGTGCTCCAGGGTTGCACCGCAGCCCACTCGACCGCATCGTGGCTGTCTGGCGCATCGAAGAGCGGGGGGCTCCATTCGCCTTCGGATTTGCCGCGGCCGCGCAGATCGACGACCACGATGGCATATCCGTTGCGGGTGAAAAGCCCGACATCATCGATCATGAACGCGCCAGACTTGTCATACGGCGTGAGTTCCACGATTGTCGGGAACGGTCCGGACTGCCCCTTGGGAAGGTAAACGTCGGCAGCGAGCTCGATTCCATCCCGCATGGGGATGCCAGTTTCGAACTTCGTCCAGGGATCGGTTGTTTCGCGAGTCAGATTTGCGACAAATCGCTCGTGCAGGGTTTGCCTGGGTTCAGCGCTCATGGCGGCCTTTCCGGAAAATGCGTCGAATCCCAATTGTTCTCGTGAATTTATCACCGATTCCCGAGCGGCTCAGGCGAGCATCTTCGACACGGGTAGAATGTGCCGCGTTTGCATTCGTCGAAGCAGGAAGGGTACGCGGGCGTGGGATCGATGGGGCGGTTGGAGCCGTTGGTGCTCGAACAAATGGAAAAGTGGAATGTGCCCGGTGTGGCTGTCGGAATCTTCGATGGCGATGATGTCGAATTTTCTGGATTCGGCATCACCAATATCGAGACCGGCCAACCGGTGGCCCCGGAGACGCTTTTTCAGATCGGCTCCATCAGCAAGATCTTCACCGCTACGCTCGCAATGACCCTGGTGGACGACGGTCTGCTCGATCTCGACATCCCGATCGTTACCTATGTGCCCGAGCTCGTTCTGGCGGACAGCGCGGCGCGGGAATCGATCACGGCACGGCAGCTGTTGACGCATACTGCCGGGTTCTATGGCGACCGGTTCGACGATCAGGGAACCGGTGACGATGCGCTGCAGAAAGCGGTTTGCGCCTTCGGCGACCTCCCGCAGCAGACCGCGCCGGGTGAGCTTTACACCTATTGCAATGCCGGGATCGACCTCGTCGGCCGCGCGATCGAAAACATCCTTGGGCAGCCGTTCGAATCCGCCATGAAGGAGCGTGTCTTCGAGCGGCTGGGACTGGAGCGCTCGACCTATTTCGCGGCGGAGGCGATTCGCCATTCGGTGGCCGTGGGACATGAGGTCGGGGGAGAGGATGGTCTCATCGTCAGCGACCCCTGGCCGATTCCGCGCCGCTCGAATGCCGCTGGCGGGGTGACCTCTAACGTGCCCGAACTCATTCGGTTTGCCGTCATGCATCTGCGAAATGGCGCGGTGGGCGACAAGCGGGTGATTTCCGAAGAAAGCGCCATGGCCATGCGCACGGTGCAAGCCAAAGCGGACTACACCCACGACCGGGGTTTGGCCTGGGTGATTCATGACATTGGCAATCTGCAGGTCGTCGAGCATGCCGGGGCCACCAACGGGTTCCTGTCGCGGATGGTGCTGGTTCCCGACCAGAACTACGCCATTGCTGTGCTGACCAATGGGGAATACGGAGCATCGGTGCACGGAGCGATCATCGCGAAGGCGCTGGAAACCCGCTTCGGAACCCACGAGGCCGGGCGGGCGCGGGTGTCACTTTCCCCGGAGCAATTGGATCTCTTTGCCGGAACCTTCACGCACCAGTTGGCCGATTCGGTGATCACCCGCGACGAAACCGGATTGGTCATGAAGCGCATCGGGCACAACCCGTTCTCCGGTGAGTCGAAAGACCTCGGCGACTATCGCCTCAGCCCGCTTTCCGAGACCGTTTTCATCGTCGACGACGGCGCATTGGAGGGCAGCATCGGCGAGCTGTTCTTCAACGGCGATGGCACCGTCCGTTTCCTGCGCCTCGGCGGCCGCCTGGGGTATCCGGTATAGCACGCGGCAGGCAGCACGCAGCGCGCAGATCGGGGGATTGGGGCTCGATCCTTGTTGACGCGCGTGACTGCATGCTGCCAGCCGCGTGCTGCGTGCTCACCTCGGGGTAGAATCGTGTCCGTACAAAATCGGTAGGGTTGGGGACTCGGTCGATCAATGCCGTTCGCAGGCACGCTGGAACCGCTGGTATACGAACAGATCGACCGCTGGAAAGTGCCTGGTGTCGCGATCGGCATCCTTCATGAGGGTGAGCGCGAGTACCTTGGGTACGGCATCACCAGCATGGAAACGCTCGAGCCGGTCGCGCCCGAAACGCTGTTTCAAATCGGCTCGGTCAGCAAAGTCTTCACCGCCACACTGGTGCTTCAGCTTTGCGACCAGGGGCTGCTCGATCTCGATGCCCCGGTGCTGCGGTATGTGCCGGAACTGGGGCTTTCCGATCCGGCCGCACGCGCCACGTTGACGTTGCGCCACCTGCTCACCCATCGGGGTGGGTTCTACGGCGATCGGTTCGACGACCATGGCGACGGCGACGATGCGCTGGAGCTGGCGGTACGGGCGTTTCACGATCTGCCGCAACATGCCGCGCCGGGCGAGCTTTGGGCGTATAGCAATGCCGGGTTCGACCTGGCTGGCCGCGCGGTCGAGAACGTGTTGGGCATGAGCTTCGAAGCGGCCATGAAGGAGCGCATCTTTCTGCCGCTGGGAATGGAACGCGCGACATTCTTTGCCAACGAAGCGGTGTTGCATTCGGTGTCGGTCGGGCATCTCGATGCGGGACCGAATCAACTGCGCATTGCCGTGCCATTTCAGATTCCGCGGCGCGCGAATCCTGCCGGCGGCATCATCGCCACCGTGGCGGAGCTGATTCGATTCGCGGAAATGCACATCGGCGACGGTCGCTATGGCGATGTCCAGATCCTGAAACCCGAAACCGCCCGCATGATGCGCGAGCTCCATACGGAAGCCGATTTCACCCGACGATGGGGGTTGGGCTGGTCGCTGCGGGAGATCGATTGCGTGCGCGCGGTCGAGCACACTGGCGCCACCAACGGGTTCATGGGGCGCTTGTGCGTGATTCCGGAACGGAAGTTCGCGCTGGCGATCGTGACCAATGGGGAAACCGGCGGGTCGCTGCACTCCGCCATTTACGCCCATATCTTGCAGCAGGTGGTTGGGTTCCGGCGCAATCCCCCCGCGCCGGTGCGCTTGACGTCCGAGCAGATGGCTCGGTTCGAAGGACACTACTTCACTGGTCTGGCGGACATCCTGATCGAGCTGGACGGGGGCGAGCTGGTCATGCATCGCATGAACATCGACCCGTTCACCCGGGAGATCACCGAGCGGCCGCCCGCGCGGCTCTCTCCGGTCTCCGAAACCATCTTCGCCATCGAGGAGGGACCGCTTTCGGGCGGATTCGGGGAGTTGATCCTGAATCCGGACGGATCGGTGCGCTTCCTTCGCGCCGGCGGCCGGTTGGGCATCGTGGTTCCAGACGCCTTCGAGATTCCTGACTACTGATACGGGGCGAGATCGGACGATGCTGGGCGTATCGGCAAGAGCGCCCAGCTCCCGTCCGTGACGTGCTTGGCAACGACGCCGCTGGACATCGTATTGGTCACTCGCGTATGCTTCGATTGGTCTGACAACCTGATGAGCAGAACAACCGGTCGATATCGAGTGCAACGATGAGCTTTTCCGCAGTCACGGTCGTCCGCCCCTACGAGCAGATCGTCCGTCAGATACAAGACGCGATCCGGGACCGCAGCCTTTCGGAAGGGGATCGCCTTCCGACTGAGCGTGAGCTGGCTGAAACCTTTGGCGTCAGCCGCAGCGTGGTGCGGGAGGCGATCAAGGTGCTGTCTGCGCAGGGGTTGGTCGAGGCGCGTCAGGGGAGCGGGCTCTATGTCCGCAACCGCCCGGTCGATTCGGTGTCGCGCGCGATCGTGCTCTCGGTCTCACCCGATCTCGGCTCAGTCGATCGCCTCTTCGAGTTCCGGAGCTTGTTGGAGGTCGACGCTGCGCGATTGGCAGCGGCAAGAGCGTCGGATGAACAGATCGTTGCCTTCCGCCAGATCGTCGCCGGTTATCGCCCCGGGCCGGAAGGTGAGCCGAATTGGGAGAGCTTTTCCTTCGTCGACAACACCCTGCATGAGGCGATCGCGGAAGCAGCTGGCAATCCCTATCTCTCCGTCATGGTCGAGAGTGTGCGCCAGCTCATGCAGGACATCGTGGTGCTGATCGCGGATCACCCCGGCTCGATCGACGAAGCCATGCGCCATCACCGCCGCATCGTCGAGGCAATCGCCCAGCGCGATTCCGACCTTGCTGCCCGCGCGATGGACGAACATGTTGCCTATTCGGCCAACGTAGTGCAAACCCAGGTAGCCAAGCGAAACCTGCTGCTCGAAGGATCGAAGGAGGAGCCAACTATCGAATAAGGCCATCCCGCCTCGAACGAACGATCGGGGTCGTGACAACCCGGTCCAGCGTTGGACCGGCCAACTCCTCACACAGCGACGAATGTCGAAGGAGAGCTCTCGATGAAGAACGCGAAACTCACCCGCCGCGGCCTGATGGGCGCAGGCGCCGGACTGGGCGCCGCCGCCCTGGTCGGCAAGAGCGCGATGGCCGCCCCGGCGTCGGGACGAAAGGTCACCCGGACCAGCAACCAGGAAGAGATCACGCTGAACGTTTTCGTTCACGCGAATCATCCGTTCGATCTGGTCAAGCCGATCTACGAAGCCAAGTATCCGAACGTCAAGCTCAACATGATGGAGCAGAACGACGTTGCGATTCTGCGCGCCGCGATCACCGCGAAAGAAGGGGTGCCGGACATCTTCTGGCCAGAGATCGACATGGTGCAGGAGCTCGGCAAGACCGGCGTGCTCCTCGACACCACCGATATCGTGACCGCCGACAAGGACAATCTCTCGCCCGGCAAGACCGCCGAATGCTTCATTCCGTCCACTGAGAAGTACGCCGCGTTCCCGGGCGACATCGCCACCGTCGGCATCTACTTTCGGCAGGACAAGCTCGACGAAGCCGGTGTGACGCTGCCGGATTCGTGGACCTGGGATGAGTTCCTCGAAATCGGCAAGACGATCAAGGACGCGACTGGCGCGGCGTCGTTGGTGATTCCGACCACAGGCACCCAATCCTCGGCCTATCTCTGGTCGTTCATTCTCTGCCAGCTCGGCGGAGGCATCACCAATGCCGATGGCACCGAAGTGACCTTCGACAACGATCTGGGCATCCAGGCAATGACGATTGCCCAGAAGCTGTATCAGGCCGACATTGCCATCGACGAAGAACCGTTCGAGGAGAACTACTTCGCCGAGATTGCGGCTGGCAATGTCGCGGCGACTCCGCAGGCCGTCTGGTATCGGGGTTTCGGCATCGAGCCGAATGCCACCGACGAGCAGGGCGGTCTCGGACAGTGGCGCGTGGCGCTCCTGCCATCGGCCGGAGAAGGATCGTTGCTCACCGCCAACCTGGGTGGCGCGGCCATCGCTTCGACCATCTACACCGAGCATCCGGAAGAGGTGAAGAACTTCATGGTGACCGCGCTTGGCACCATGGAGGGGGCAGAGGCGTGTGGGCAATGGGGCATTCTGCCGCCATATCTGCCCTATTTGCAGAGCGAGTCGTGGAACGCGGTGCGCAGCGAAGCGTTTGGCGAGTTCAACTTCAACGCTGTTTGGACGCAGGCGGTCGATCAATATCCGGCCACCTGGTACAAGCAGCCGGTCTTTGGCGAGGCCATGACCACGATCGGCGCGGGAATCATTCCGATCCTGGCCGGCGACACCGATATCACCGAAGGGCTGAAGGCCCTTGGAGATCAGGTGCGCGAACTGAACAGCCGCTATCAGTAGCGCGATTGCGCCGCGGGGTGCCGGTACCGGCACCCCGCGGGTTTTCCCCTATTGGTTTCCGCCGGAACTCGAAAGCAAACGAGCACGCCGATGAGCTCGACGAGCGCAACTCAGAACCTACCTGTCCAACAACCGAAACAGCGTGGCGCGCTGGCTCGCACGCTACGGGAGCATTGGCAGGACTATCTGTTCATCTCTCCGTTTTTCATTCTGTTCGCGATCTTCTTCGCGTATCCGATCTTCTGGGCGTTCGAGCTCAGCTTTCAGAAATGGAATGGGGTGGGCGAGCCCGAATGGGTCGGACTCGACAACTACCGTTTCGTGCTGAACGACCCGGTCACGCACCAGATGTTCTACAACACCTTCCGCTTCCTGGTGCTCATCGTGCCGCTGGGTATCATCTTGCCGTTGGTCTTTGGGGTGCTGCTGAACTTCGCGTTCTTGCGCCTGCGCGGCATCTTCCGCACCTTGATCTTTATCCCGACGGTCAGCTCGCTCGTGGGGATCGGCATCGTCTGGAAGCTGCTGTTCGGCGCGGCCAACGGCTGGCTCAATGCGATCCTGGCGCATGTCGGACTTGGACCCTACAAGTGGCTCAAGGATCCGCAGCTCGCGCAGGTGCCGATCGTGACGCTGGCGCTTTGGGGATCGCTTGGCTTCACGACCCTGATCGTTCTGGGTGGCTTGCAGGCGATCGACGAGGAAATCTATGACGCCGCCAAGATCGACGGCGCATCGGGGTTCAACCAGTTCCGGAACATCACACTTCCCCTCCTGCGACCGGTGATCGTCTTCCTGTTGATCACGACCACCATCATGGTGATGACCCTTTTCAGTCAGCCATACATCGTGACCAAAGGCGGTCCGTCGAACCAAACACTGACACCGCTGCTCCACATCTACAACATCGGCATTGGCAGCCAGGGCGCCGCCCGGGTGGGCGACGCGTCGGCGCTGACCTTCATTCTCAGCCTGATCATGATCACGGTCGTAGTCATGCAATTCCTCATCACACGCCGCCGGGAGAGCATCTGATGACATCCCGTGTGAACGATGCCGAGACCCTGCCGGTGCATGTCGAACACGCCTCGGGAGTTTCGATGCTATTGGGACGTTTCTGGCGGTTCGTGCAGCGGGCGCTCGTGTATGTCGTGCTCATCGTCGTCTCGATCGTCATGGTCGCGCCGTTCTACTTTCTGGTGGCCGGCTCGCTGATGGATCGAGGCGAGATGTTCCAGATCCCGCCCCGACTCTGGCCGAGCGAACCGATTTGGGACAACTATCGGACCATCTTTACGGACTATGCGTTCGCCACCTATCTGCGCAATAGCGTGATCGTTTCGCTGGCGCAAACCGCCGGCGTGCTCTTCTTCGCATCGTTGGCGGGGTTCATCTTCGCCAAGCGGCATTTCCCCGGGCGGGACTGGCTGTTCATCTTCGTGCTGATCACCGCGGCCATGCCGAGCGGGCAGACCACCATCATCCCGTTCTATCTGCTCATGGTGAAACTGCACTGGATCGATACGTTCTGGCCGCTGATCATCCCCTGGTGGGCGCCGCCGCTGAGTATTTTCCTGATGCGGCAGTACATCGCCAATGGCATCCCGGACGATCTGATCGATGCCAGCCGGCTCGACGGGTCGGGGTTGTTCGGCACCTATCTGCGGGTCGTCTTGCCGCTATCCGTGCCGGGGCTGGTGGTGATCGGCATCATGCAGTTCGTGGCGATTTGGAACGACTTCCTCTACAGCTTGCTGGTGCT from Thermomicrobiales bacterium encodes:
- a CDS encoding carbohydrate ABC transporter permease, with the translated sequence MTSRVNDAETLPVHVEHASGVSMLLGRFWRFVQRALVYVVLIVVSIVMVAPFYFLVAGSLMDRGEMFQIPPRLWPSEPIWDNYRTIFTDYAFATYLRNSVIVSLAQTAGVLFFASLAGFIFAKRHFPGRDWLFIFVLITAAMPSGQTTIIPFYLLMVKLHWIDTFWPLIIPWWAPPLSIFLMRQYIANGIPDDLIDASRLDGSGLFGTYLRVVLPLSVPGLVVIGIMQFVAIWNDFLYSLLVLKSENMRTATLAIAELSTRTQAATLYGPLFAGIVVVTVPPVLLYFIFQRRLTSGLLSGSIRG
- a CDS encoding sugar ABC transporter permease, which gives rise to MSSTSATQNLPVQQPKQRGALARTLREHWQDYLFISPFFILFAIFFAYPIFWAFELSFQKWNGVGEPEWVGLDNYRFVLNDPVTHQMFYNTFRFLVLIVPLGIILPLVFGVLLNFAFLRLRGIFRTLIFIPTVSSLVGIGIVWKLLFGAANGWLNAILAHVGLGPYKWLKDPQLAQVPIVTLALWGSLGFTTLIVLGGLQAIDEEIYDAAKIDGASGFNQFRNITLPLLRPVIVFLLITTTIMVMTLFSQPYIVTKGGPSNQTLTPLLHIYNIGIGSQGAARVGDASALTFILSLIMITVVVMQFLITRRRESI